A part of Pseudoliparis swirei isolate HS2019 ecotype Mariana Trench chromosome 8, NWPU_hadal_v1, whole genome shotgun sequence genomic DNA contains:
- the LOC130198020 gene encoding alpha-2-HS-glycoprotein-like: MNFLGITLILGLLAGVWAQINVVRPQCDSPEAEEAALVAQDYINAQHIHGYKYALNQIEDIKIYTKPNGDMTYVLEVELLETDCHVLDPTPLENCTVRPKILTAIEGDCDVVLKKVGGALTVTAFKCKTEESTEDLCLGCAMLLPLNDTTALDFVHASLATLNKITLDTKFAILEVGRMSSQVVSGGPIYSAEYVVVEGNCADDVCVPLHDATAALGICAAKGFSTDHTVDCKMFSALMPVTDGNSIVPDANSTVVDGNSTVVDSNSTVVDSNSTVADANSTVVDGNSTVVDGNSTAAPALPSVVHVHKGSLSPKHGLSHHKLTALHNPQLSDLLSAESAESAEVVPEAPAVVAADPAADVGALSESSTSAEVHLILKRDASDASSVVETIPTQTDPIRLVPVCPGKVRFF, translated from the exons ATGAATTTCCTGGGCATCACTTTGATTTTGGGACTGCTGGCAGGGGTATGGGCTCAAATCAATGTGGTACGACCGCAGTGCGACTCCCCTGAAGCAGAGGAGGCTGCTCTTGTGGCTCAGGATTACATCAACGCCCAGCATATTCATGGCTACAAGTATGCACTGAATCAGATTGAAGACATCAAGATCTATACTAAG CCTAATGGAGACATGACGTATGTGCTGGAAGTTGAACTGCTGGAGACCGACTGCCATGTGTTGGATCCCACACCCCTTGAAAACTGCACAGTCAGGCCAAAAATATTGACG GCCATAGAAGGAGACTGTGATGTGGTGCTGAAGAAGGTTGGCGGAGCTCTGACTGTCACAGCTTTCAAGTGTAAAACCGAGG AATCAACAGAGGACTTGTGCTTGGGCTGTGCTATGCTCCTTCccctaaatgacacgacagcacTGGACTTTGTCCACGCATCTTTGGCAACCTTGAATAAAATCACTCTGGACACAAAGTTTGCTATTTTGGAGGTTGGAAGAATGTCGTCACAG GTTGTGTCTGGTGGGCCAATCTATTCAGCAGAATATGTTGTAGTTGAGGGTAATTGCGCTGATGATGTCTGCGTACCCCTGCATGATGCCACGGCT GCACTTGGTATTTGTGCTGCCAAAGGTTTTAGCACCGATCACACAGTGGACTGCAAGATGTTTTCAGCTCTG ATGCCTGTTACAGATGGCAACAGCATCGTTCCAGATGCCAACAGCACCGTAGTAGATGGCAACAGCACCGTAGTAGATAGCAATAGCACCGTAGTAGATAGCAATAGCACCGTAGCAGATGCCAACAGCACCGTAGTAGATGGCAACAGCACCGTAGTAGATGGCAACAGCACTGCAGCTCCTGCCCTGCCATCAGTGGTCCATGTACACAAAGGCAGCCTGTCACCCAAGCATGGTCTGAGTCACCACAAGCTGACAGCTTTGCATAACCCTCAGCTAAGCGACTTGCTGTCTGCAGAATCAGCAGAGTCAGCTGAAGTGGTACCTGAAGCCCCTGCTGTGGTTGCTGCTGATCCAGCTGCAGATGTTGGAGCACTCTCAGAATCCTCAACCAGTGCCGAGGTCCATTTAATTCTGAAAAGAGATGCATCTGATGCATCATCAGTGGTTGAGACCATTCCGACTCAAACAGACCCCATTCGTCTTGTGCCAGTGTGCCCAGGAAAGGTCAGATTCTTTTGA